A window of Plasmodium malariae genome assembly, chromosome: 12 genomic DNA:
TAAAAGCATATATGTTAGATTTCATACCTTTATTAGCATCACAAGCAACTATAAAGATTAATCATGTAAAATAATAGAGTTTTcaatatgttaaatataatgttatatatttgaaagaATAAGAACTATTATAGTTAATAATGCTttgtacttttatttttaaaattataaacatcATTTTACAGTGTGTATCCGCTTTAAAAATCAtgtgtaaataataatatttactctatgtattatatttccatttgtgaagaaaaaaatatattctatccaaaatttaagaaaaaataagcttatttgttcttatttttcgTGATTggatgaaaaattttatatatgaataaaaatatatactctacaaaagtttttttttaaagccttattaattttgttaatctTTGATAGTTGGACAGTTCGAGGTATTAGTAGATTCACAGTTCCTTGTTTTGGTATCTTAGAACATGTACCTGATATGGGTTATTATGGTGTTTTTGCATCcccatatatatgtgagtATATACTTAAACATGTGCACTTACATATATCTGATTTTCGAGGTAAGtatttattcaaatatattagcTTTTCATGCTTTAATAAAGAACTTTATTAAGGAACAAAACATCATAATAGTGTGTTTTGGATGTGTTTTCATAAAAGGTTTATTTGACATTATATAAGATGTTTAACAAGGAAAGAATAATCCTTAAAAATTGGAtgaatattcatatttataaataaaaatgttatgaaATTTTACAAGAATGGCAAAAAGTAAATTTGTAGATAATGTATACGAGCTGCTAGTTTGTGTCATAAATTAGAAACCAaacacgtatgtatgtatataaaagtaggtatatatttatatatatatgctttttttttaaactttttccttttattaagTTAAAAGTTTTATAAAGTTGAGATACAAGTTCATTCATTATGGTTATGTCATAAAAATTGGCGTATTTTTGTAATAGAGTGAAATTATTGAAGAcatgaaattattttctttagcTCGccgtaaattttattttttttattaaagaatattGAATTGTTATTTGTGAAcccattaatatttattaaattatagtaagttcaagaataaaaaaaattttaaatgatggaaaaaacagaaaaaaaagcatgAATTCCTATTTATACAAGCAAAATTGAATAATATTACTGAATATTCCATAAACAAAAGcgaatttttttcttaattttgttaTCTGATTTCtggaattatataaaatacgtTTGAAGACATATTTTTGAAGAATTGCTTTTTAAGTTGCTATAAATACAACAAATAAAGGGTAAAGTTGCATATAAGTTAAAAACTGCAAATTTTCACATCTAGTGTTGCGTTGTTATAAGGTATGTATGTCAAAATATGTACATCTCTGattattaaatgaagaaaaaaattttataaaaacatctGTTACAAAAGGTTATATCAGGATCCAGCGTCTAATaaagcaaaagaaaaagttataattaagtatttttccctttctaatttttacttttgtgATGAAATTTACTAAACAATACAATTTGTTCCAACAATACGtcaagaataaaatataaataagacattttttcccttaaatattcatttgttCTCTATAAATAgtgaaatgtaaaaaatcttctttttatgcatgtaatattattttcttattttttaattttatgattcgttttataaatttattacatattattctgttgaattaatattttattctttcaaAAGGAAGCCTAGAAATggttgtacatatatacatatgtattgtgtatatttttgtttttttttgttttacgttgattattataattaatttttttatatatattttttatttttttttgcgtaaaaattgttttttattcatCTTTGCAATCTCTTATTTTtgcatgtaaaaaaaaaatttttttttagaccACTTAAATTAGTTTTTATCTGAGTAAAATGTAAGTATTTGAGAGAGGTCTCCATTCGCCATATAATGATAGACACATAAACAAAGTTTTATGCGTATGAGTTTCTATGCATTTTATTAGTAAATTCAGTAGTAGCAATGCataaaaattagaattataGCATTAAACATGTTAGAATGCgcgtttattatataaatgcatataaaatacatttgaGACTCATTATAAAAGATTAAGggtatttttctttactagaaaaatatgcatgtaaaatatgaaaattattaaattgaatgaaataaaataataataataaaaaaaaaaaaaaaaatggaaaaatgttTACTACAAAATACCAAATGGAATAGAAATAacgaatttattttttaatatttgaaccttataaaaattatacagaTGTTTCCCCAGgcaggaaattttttttttttttttatatatataataaatacccGGGGTTGTATATATgggttttttattttgcacaTTAGACCATTAttgcataaaatttttattgtaaatgAGAGTAAcaaaagtattttattttatccattttttacttgttcttattttattagaatCATATTTATGCCATGagagaagaaataaaagtaatttaatattcaaaaattccccttttaaaaatttaaatgaaaagagggaaaaaaaggaaatttatGGAATTGTAGGTATAGTGGCAGCAACACTTGGAATAACCTTAAGTGCACTTggatataattattttagaagaaaaaaaaaatctctATGGCAAGATTTAGGTGATGAGACAGATACTATATTGAATAATACAATTAAATGTGGTATATATGAAGCAAAGAAGAAgatttataaagaaatatgtaATGTGAAGAAATTATCTCCATCCTTGGATGAAGTAAGAGCATTTGTAGAAGAACAATTTAGATGCAAAAATTTAGacattaataattatgatcAAAGACAACTAGATGATTTATGTACTTTTGCATTATACAACATTCGACAATCTGTGATAAACTTACGAAAAAACCTAATGGTATATTCACAAAAAATGGACTAACCTCCGGAAcgttaattaaaattaccCATGGACGTACGAAAATGACGTAAAAACAGTATggaacatatttttaaaatattaaaaaattaatttttgctttatgtataataattatttccataatattttttgtttttttttcatttgagttgagagtagtaataatatatattatttattatttatttttacttaaaattattaaattaaaattgtgCATACTATTAcacaataatttaaaatgaaaatataattattactgtGTTACATTAACTTAATGGATCATTGTTGTACAAGTtaattcttctatttttatttaattttaatattttaaattgtttttttataatcattaatgtaaatgtaattattatttgttcttaattttcatattatttttgtgaaTTTATTTTCCCAAGAGATTTTTTcttaaacttaaaaaaaaaaaaaagaagaaataaatagaaaGTAATAAAGCAAACAGTTacaataaaaagtaaattgaattatatatgttcgGAAATTGTGCAACTTTacatatatgataataattttgttagaaaattataatcttgtggtaataaaacattatataaatattatatatttatatatgtattttatatattggtAACCCTTAGTATTTGCTCATTTTTACTGGTATCTCTTTTTCATAtggttaatatatttgattgtatatttgttcaattttagtatatttctttatataccCTCAAACACCTGTGAACAACAcgattataaatatacaaaaccTTGAATTTGTACAACTTATGGCAAAAGGATGCTTCTTCGGGAATTTCCTATTAATGATTGAgtagtatttattttatagtataattgtcttatttatttatcgtGAAATTTCCATATATCATTTGTGTTACTATTACCATCagcaaatattttatctttttccctataatacttatatgttatctattatttttctacGAATTATTCTTGTCGTCAtattataatcattattACACTTATAAAgaagtttttcttttttaacatgtatataataatatgttttgtatttcttcctaaatgtttttttatccaagtatatattttccacattttttttgtactatGGAAAATATTgctgtaatattattaaaaataaaaagagataACGTAACAtttgtttaataatttttaagttaTATAAAGAGAGAACTAGCATTCTcgaaataatttatacatattggCAACAACATATATGATGTGtctaaaatttaaataaataatttcttatatttgttGTAATGGATAAATGGAAGTAAATACTGAGTGAAgaaatatattgataaaaaaggggggggaaaaaaaaagagcactggaaagaataaataatctCTAAGGAAATgttgttatttattataataaaagtattaatGGTGTGTTCTTTACATTTATACCAAtctacacacacatacatgtgGATAGGTTAATAGGGGCTTTGCCGAACTTTGGAATACatgaagtaaataaaaacaagttATAAATTCCAAGAATGAATTATAGTTGGAACTTTTTTGGATTCcttgtttaaattttttaaattaacaaGAATTATATATCCAGAATAGTTATGGTTTTATAAAAGCCTAGAATATTtctacaattaaaaaattttattaatgagGGAATTAtcttatatagatatataaaatcgAATAATTAAACACAAGATGTACTGAAACGATGTAATTGATGTATATTTtggtaatatataataatttttttaaagataattTTAAGTTCTTAATgacaatttaattttttcataaaatcgTAACTTTTTTTGACCTTCCTATATAGAGTAAAATAAGAACTGTGTATTTTTACATAGGTTTccattattaaaatgtaattgATTTTGGAGCACagtaaaacatttttatagcgatataaaaaaaaaaaaatatttaactcAGTTTGtataaacattttcatttatatatttatttgtcaTATTTAAGAATGTTAACATTGTACATGAagcattaataaataaaatagccatcaataagttttatttattctgcTGATAATAAAACttcattaaaagaaataattatgtGCTATTTCCAAcacaattaaaaatttgataTCCTTTTTACACTGTTATAATTTCTTTCGATTTAATGAaggatatataattaaaatatattttgccgtaatgtttttttgataatatattttttaataaaattctaATAACGTTTAATGAAACTTAACAACAgatgtttataaatatataaaaaaatataaatgaaaaaaaaaaattcctttgttcttactaatatattatggatcatatataaaattgagaaaaaaacaaatagcAGAAAGTGCTTAACTAAAAATTAACGGAAGAATTtgtaataatgtaatataattgaagaccatatttttttatctttaaaattatatcttTGGTTATGAATTTCATTGTAATCTTATTAACATCTTTTCACAGATTAACACTGTaagtataattttacaaacaAAAACGAATATGTTAATTAAAATTGAGTTCTCTAAATATTTGGATATACAGttaaatgtaatttaaacaaattagtacaaatatatagatataaaacaaaaaaaaatatttaaacgtattaatatatatataaatttgtcATAAAaggttaatatatataaaaatatattttatctacaaaaaaaaaaaaaaaaaaaaaaaaaaaagtgctaAGTTTTCTGAATAAAAagacaaattatatatatatatatatttatttatttataagataataatatattattttttaattagtgttacatttaattaaatgatTCATAATGACAAATTGCTAACTcgttaaataaaacaaaatacacAACGTTATCAGAAAAAAAGcatagcattttttttttttttttttttgcttaaaacaaatattttattattaacaaaacatataataatttattataattaattattatattttgttcatatgcCTAACAAAAAATGAGACGTGAGTTACGCAGATTTTACAACagaaacaataaaattataagaaaaaataataatgcagCAAGAGCAATTAAGATCAGGAAcaatatttcaaattttctAGGTAAATGCTACAAACTTTGATTtactattttgtttattcctGTTATATTCTTCACGTTTTTTCagtttttttgtataattttcttgatgttagtttatattttatatattctacaCGATTCGgttaattacatatatggttctatatacattcattattaactaattaattttttaacaatacGATTACTATATGCtcgtaaaataaaaacaaaaacaagaACATTTTCTCCTGTATTGCATTGattcttcttcttttgttCATTCACTACTTTTACCTGTTTTCGtattcttcttattttttttttttaaaactgaaaattttttttttttttttttttttttcaacataAGGCATAGCGTTATATGTGTTGTCACCTGAACCAACAGGAGGTTCATCTAATGATCTATAGGTTTCTGACACTTTATTTGATACAGGTGCTTCTGGTTTATCATGATTTGTCTTATCACTTATTGGTACACGATGTAATGATTCCTCAatttctaataatttttcatttttaactGGAAGCTTTTCTCTAAATCCGTAAGTTGATTTTTCAAAAGATTCATCAAATTCCTTCTTTCCTTCTTTCATATCtgcttttaatttataatgtttAGTATCATGTGCTTCTACATATTCTTGTAATTCACCAAAATCGTTTTCCTTGTAAGAACAAAATACTGTATGTATTAATCTTTCATATTCATCTAAATCATCCGAGATGTTTCCCATTAAACCAAATTTACTAAatgatacttttttattgtttttatttaaatcaGTATTTTCATTTAGTCCTGTTAAACTATTTAATGATCCTATTGTCAAAGTGCTTTGTGCTCCTTCTGATATTGTGCTTAAATTTCCTAGTGACGCATGAATATTTGGTTTTTCTTTGgcttcattttcatttgatTCTGTATCTGTATTACCTTTTAATCCGTAGTTTCTTGATTCATCTTTTGtttcatattcttttaaCGTATTAGGGGGTGCATGTTCTAATTGATATTCTTTTGATATGTTACttgcattatattttttttgttcggGTTTTTGGTTTTGCAACTGATAATCTTTTGATatgtttcttttattatattctctTAGGTCAGGGGCTTGGTTTGCCATGTGATTTGATTTTTTTGCATAGTCTTCCATTTCTTGTATATCACGAGTTAACTTATCATTTATtccataaattattttatcctCATTTACATCATTTGCTTTTTTCAATCGGAAAATTTTagttttgtattttttgttacCATCTGTCCATTTACGATATTGAACCTCGTATTCTTGGTCATCATCAAGGATTACagctttttttgtttgtaaaACTTTTTGATTACCTACTAATCCACTAGGAACTTCATTTTCAATATGATTATCTTTTGATTTTTCtgtatttcctttttcttttaattcacTTCTAGGAGTATTTTTTAAGGTAAAATCCTTTGATTTatcactttttttattccccAGTTTTCCATTAGAAGGCTTGTTATAAAATGGATAATCTTTTGATTcgtcattatttttatttcctaaTTGTCCACTAGGGACACTATGTTTGAATGGATAATTTCTTGGtctatctctttttttattagatgTTCCTTTTTCATCCATGGTTTCCTCTGTTTTATTATCTGCtgatttatcttttttaaaatgagcTCTAAACCAATTAGGAATAGCTTCCTTTAACTTATTATAagttgatttatttttttttatatcatcttGTAATTCTTCACTTGGTGTTTCCTCTGATGtatcatctttttttctatcttctgttttgtcattttttaaGTCACTTGGGGTTGTTTTCTCTGAATAACTACTTGTTAAATAGTCTTCTACTTTGTCAGCTTTTACGTCATCTGAGATAGTTTCTTCCTTTGGAATTCTTACTTCGGCTTCTGATTTATCAGGTTTCACGTCATCTAAGGTAGTTTCCTTTAATAAACTGCTTGTTGGTTGGTCTTCTACTTTATCAGCTTTTACGTCATCTGAGATAGTTTCCTTTAATAAACTACTTGTTGGTTGGTCTTCTACTTTATCAGCTTTTACGTCATCTGAGATAGTTTCTTCCTT
This region includes:
- a CDS encoding early transcribed membrane protein, which translates into the protein MRVTKVFYFIHFLLVLILLESYLCHERRNKSNLIFKNSPFKNLNEKREKKEIYGIVGIVAATLGITLSALGYNYFRRKKKSLWQDLGDETDTILNNTIKCGIYEAKKKIYKEICNVKKLSPSLDEVRAFVEEQFRCKNLDINNYDQRQLDDLCTFALYNIRQSVINLRKNLMVYSQKMD
- the PmUG01_12081100 gene encoding erythrocyte membrane protein 3, putative encodes the protein MKCHKRKKENIFSFYVRIFLFSLITWILISSNDIKCGKHHAKSQNLGELLALRNVRCLTENGVTYVLKNSSLKNNFESEGPTSFKMNENVYPSEIIDPITEKVISGSVRERLPTGFKIDKVKDRVAGRAFKLTISGKLKNDKVKDQVRVAKTEPSPDDVKSEKVKEQIRAAKKEKSTDNVKSDKVKDQVKSPKIETTPYNVKSDRVEHQPTGTLLEETTLDDKRPDKTEDQPTSTLLKENTLDNLKADKIKGQVRTPKEETTSDDVKADKVEDQPTSSLLKETISDDIKADKAEDQPTSSLLKETISDDVKSDKVEDQPTSSLLKETISDDVKSDKVEDQPTSSLLKETTLDDVKPDKSEAEVRIPKEETILDNVKPDKSEAEVIIPKEETISDDVKADKVEDQPTSSLLKETTLDDVKPDKSEAEVIIPKEETISDDVKADKVEDQPTSSLLKETISDDVKADKVEDQPTSSLLKETTLDDVKPDKSEAEVRIPKEETISDDVKADKVEDYLTSSYSEKTTPSDLKNDKTEDRKKDDTSEETPSEELQDDIKKNKSTYNKLKEAIPNWFRAHFKKDKSADNKTEETMDEKGTSNKKRDRPRNYPFKHSVPSGQLGNKNNDESKDYPFYNKPSNGKLGNKKSDKSKDFTLKNTPRSELKEKGNTEKSKDNHIENEVPSGLVGNQKVLQTKKAVILDDDQEYEVQYRKWTDGNKKYKTKIFRLKKANDVNEDKIIYGINDKLTRDIQEMEDYAKKSNHMANQAPDLREYNKRNISKDYQLQNQKPEQKKYNASNISKEYQLEHAPPNTLKEYETKDESRNYGLKGNTDTESNENEAKEKPNIHASLGNLSTISEGAQSTLTIGSLNSLTGLNENTDLNKNNKKVSFSKFGLMGNISDDLDEYERLIHTVFCSYKENDFGELQEYVEAHDTKHYKLKADMKEGKKEFDESFEKSTYGFREKLPVKNEKLLEIEESLHRVPISDKTNHDKPEAPVSNKVSETYRSLDEPPVGSGDNTYNAMPYVEKKKKKKKIFSFKKKK